In one Halosimplex halophilum genomic region, the following are encoded:
- a CDS encoding MTH1187 family thiamine-binding protein yields the protein MTVIGFLSVAPVIEGSMSEEVAKAVAALDDFDVGYETTPMGTVIEADDSAELFAAAQAAHEAVDADRVSTFLKVDDKRTVDRSAGEKVDAVEEHLGREARRERSE from the coding sequence ATGACGGTCATCGGCTTTCTGAGCGTGGCACCGGTCATCGAGGGCAGCATGTCCGAGGAGGTCGCGAAGGCGGTCGCGGCGCTCGACGACTTCGACGTGGGGTACGAGACGACGCCGATGGGGACGGTCATCGAGGCCGACGACTCGGCCGAGCTGTTCGCGGCCGCGCAGGCCGCCCACGAGGCCGTCGACGCCGACCGCGTGAGCACGTTCCTGAAGGTGGACGACAAGCGGACCGTCGACCGGTCCGCCGGCGAGAAGGTCGACGCCGTCGAGGAACACCTCGGGCGGGAAGCGAGACGCGAGCGGTCGGAGTGA
- a CDS encoding 30S ribosomal protein S3: protein MADEQQFIEDGLQRTQIDEFFADELGRAGYGGMEVAKTPMGTQIVLKAEKPGMVIGKGGKNIRKITTELEERFDLEDPQVDVQEVDEPDLNARIVADRLANALERGWYFRKAGHTTIDRIMESGAKGAEIVLSGKVTGARSRVEKFNRGYIKHNGEPAEDIVDHGIGTAVMKLGTIGVQVKIIPPDAELPDDFEVYEDVEVEDYVEDVDDESVEQLLEGEPDEADAEPVTEPETDEEPAEPEVDEEVIEEAAEETEEFDDVDVPDDEDIDEELEGLDEAVDEELDEETEAEAEELVEEMEDAEDAEADAADEASDADDEEGEQ, encoded by the coding sequence ATGGCCGACGAACAGCAGTTCATCGAGGACGGCCTCCAGCGGACCCAGATCGACGAGTTCTTCGCCGACGAGCTGGGCCGCGCGGGCTACGGCGGCATGGAGGTCGCCAAGACCCCGATGGGCACCCAGATCGTCCTCAAGGCCGAGAAGCCCGGCATGGTCATCGGCAAGGGCGGGAAGAACATCCGCAAGATCACGACGGAGCTCGAGGAGCGGTTCGACCTCGAGGACCCGCAGGTCGACGTCCAGGAGGTCGACGAGCCGGACCTGAACGCCCGGATCGTCGCCGACCGCCTGGCCAACGCCCTCGAACGCGGCTGGTACTTCCGGAAGGCCGGTCACACCACGATCGACCGGATCATGGAGTCCGGCGCGAAGGGCGCCGAGATCGTCCTCTCGGGGAAGGTCACGGGCGCCCGCTCGCGCGTGGAGAAGTTCAACCGCGGGTACATCAAGCACAACGGCGAACCCGCCGAGGACATCGTCGACCACGGTATCGGGACCGCGGTCATGAAGCTCGGCACCATCGGGGTGCAGGTGAAGATCATCCCGCCGGACGCCGAGCTGCCCGACGACTTCGAGGTCTACGAGGACGTGGAAGTCGAGGACTACGTCGAGGACGTCGACGACGAGTCCGTCGAACAGCTCCTCGAGGGCGAGCCCGACGAGGCCGACGCCGAACCGGTGACCGAGCCGGAGACCGACGAGGAGCCGGCCGAGCCCGAGGTCGACGAGGAGGTCATCGAGGAGGCCGCCGAGGAGACCGAGGAGTTCGACGACGTGGACGTGCCCGACGACGAGGACATCGACGAGGAGCTCGAGGGCCTCGACGAGGCCGTCGACGAGGAGCTCGACGAGGAGACCGAGGCGGAAGCCGAGGAGCTCGTCGAGGAGATGGAAGACGCCGAGGACGCCGAGGCCGACGCGGCCGACGAGGCGTCCGACGCCGACGACGAGGAGGGTGAGCAATGA
- a CDS encoding putative RNA uridine N3 methyltransferase produces MTTSVLVPASLTREAEDKREATRKVGYVARAAAVFRVDRLTVYPDPDGVEKRGAGFVETVLRYAATPPYLRKEVWDRRDELEYAGVLPALRVRSRTGSGSDESGSLRQGIVTEVGADGRVRVNCGLQHPVSLPVPSGMEVGEGERVSVRVSSRRPVRAKLVDEPAAGFVVDSAEIDDALARPDAGLTIAASRYGEELTVTKLDQLVARLRGGDDGDASGTGSGGSDDTDASGDEAAPLGDLTVAFGAPERGLPPILGEDPEAVAAETGDDRFDLWLNTVPDQGSEVVRTEEAVFATLSPLRLTR; encoded by the coding sequence ATGACCACCAGCGTGCTCGTGCCGGCATCCCTCACCCGGGAGGCCGAAGACAAACGCGAGGCGACTCGCAAGGTCGGATACGTGGCCCGCGCGGCCGCGGTCTTCCGGGTGGACCGGTTGACGGTCTATCCCGACCCCGACGGGGTCGAGAAGCGAGGTGCCGGGTTCGTCGAAACGGTGCTGCGGTACGCCGCCACACCCCCCTACCTCCGAAAGGAGGTATGGGACAGGCGGGACGAACTGGAGTACGCGGGGGTCCTGCCGGCGCTCCGGGTCCGTTCACGGACCGGCTCCGGTTCGGACGAATCGGGGTCGTTAAGACAGGGAATCGTGACCGAGGTCGGTGCTGATGGACGCGTACGGGTCAATTGCGGCCTGCAACACCCAGTCTCCCTGCCCGTCCCCTCCGGAATGGAGGTCGGGGAGGGGGAGCGCGTCTCCGTCAGGGTCTCTTCGCGACGACCGGTTCGGGCGAAGCTCGTCGACGAGCCCGCGGCAGGGTTCGTCGTCGACTCGGCCGAGATCGACGACGCGCTCGCGCGTCCCGACGCCGGACTGACCATCGCGGCCTCTCGCTACGGCGAGGAGCTGACCGTCACGAAGCTCGACCAGCTGGTCGCACGGCTTCGTGGCGGCGACGATGGCGACGCGTCCGGTACCGGGTCGGGCGGATCCGACGACACTGACGCATCCGGCGACGAGGCGGCGCCCCTGGGTGACCTGACGGTCGCCTTCGGCGCGCCGGAACGGGGGTTGCCCCCCATCCTCGGCGAGGACCCGGAGGCCGTCGCGGCGGAGACAGGCGACGACAGGTTCGACCTCTGGCTCAACACGGTTCCGGACCAGGGTAGCGAGGTCGTGCGAACGGAGGAAGCGGTGTTCGCCACGCTCTCGCCCCTCAGGCTGACGAGGTAA
- the mch gene encoding methenyltetrahydromethanopterin cyclohydrolase — protein sequence MESLNRTATDLVDEALDFADELNVAAHQLDSDALVVDFGVDVPGGVEAGLMLAEIQTAGLATVESDLGEVAGAPLTHVELSTDHPALALLCSQKAGWELSVDGFEGLGSGPARALVAEEDEFGRVGYEDDFEFAVLAIETEEVPGEAVVEHVAERAGVAESGVFVQAFSTASLTGSVAMAARAAELATFRLSELGYDPLDVLSVTGSAPVAPVADDEETAIARTNDALAYGGQAHLVVDEPFDRFDEVPSTATDEYDTPFAEIFADADWDFYEVPESVFAPAQVTIDVVGGDTHVLGDVNDERLAESFGL from the coding sequence ATGGAGAGTCTCAACCGGACCGCGACGGATCTGGTCGACGAGGCGCTGGACTTCGCCGACGAGCTGAACGTCGCGGCCCACCAGCTGGACAGCGACGCGCTGGTCGTCGACTTCGGCGTCGACGTGCCGGGCGGCGTCGAGGCCGGGCTGATGCTCGCGGAGATCCAGACCGCCGGGCTCGCGACCGTCGAGAGCGACCTCGGCGAGGTCGCCGGCGCGCCGCTGACCCACGTCGAACTGTCGACCGACCACCCGGCGCTGGCACTGCTGTGCTCGCAGAAGGCCGGCTGGGAACTCAGCGTCGACGGCTTCGAGGGGCTGGGCAGCGGCCCCGCCCGCGCGCTCGTCGCCGAAGAGGACGAGTTCGGGCGCGTCGGCTACGAGGACGACTTCGAGTTCGCCGTCCTCGCGATAGAGACCGAGGAGGTCCCCGGCGAGGCCGTCGTCGAACACGTCGCCGAGCGGGCGGGCGTCGCCGAGAGCGGCGTGTTCGTCCAGGCGTTCTCGACGGCCAGTCTCACCGGTAGCGTCGCGATGGCCGCCCGCGCCGCCGAGCTCGCGACGTTCCGCCTCTCGGAGCTGGGCTACGACCCGCTGGACGTCCTCTCGGTGACGGGCTCGGCGCCGGTCGCGCCGGTCGCCGACGACGAGGAGACGGCGATCGCGCGGACCAACGACGCGCTGGCCTACGGCGGTCAGGCACACCTCGTCGTCGACGAACCGTTCGACCGGTTCGACGAGGTGCCCTCGACCGCGACCGACGAGTACGACACGCCGTTCGCCGAGATCTTCGCCGACGCCGACTGGGACTTCTACGAGGTGCCCGAGTCGGTGTTCGCGCCCGCGCAGGTGACGATCGACGTGGTCGGCGGCGACACGCACGTCCTCGGCGACGTGAACGACGAGCGGCTCGCCGAGAGCTTCGGGCTCTAG
- a CDS encoding 30S ribosomal protein S19 → MSSEYQIGHEGEFTYRGHTLEELQEMDLEEVAELLPARQRRSITRGLSVEKEKLLEEAREAGEEETANDPIRTHLRDMPIVPEMVGLTFAVYTGQSFERVKVEPEMLGHYLGEFQLTRTSVEHGQAGIGATRSSKFVPLK, encoded by the coding sequence ATGAGTTCAGAGTACCAGATCGGTCACGAGGGTGAGTTCACCTACCGTGGCCACACGCTCGAGGAGCTGCAGGAGATGGACCTCGAGGAAGTCGCGGAACTGCTGCCCGCTCGACAGCGGCGAAGTATCACGCGTGGCCTCTCCGTCGAGAAGGAGAAGCTGCTCGAAGAGGCCCGCGAGGCCGGCGAGGAGGAGACGGCCAACGACCCCATCCGCACGCACCTGCGCGACATGCCGATCGTGCCGGAGATGGTCGGGCTGACCTTCGCCGTCTACACCGGCCAGAGCTTCGAGCGAGTGAAGGTCGAGCCGGAGATGCTCGGCCACTACCTCGGCGAGTTCCAGCTGACACGGACCTCCGTCGAGCACGGCCAGGCCGGCATCGGGGCCACGCGCTCCTCGAAGTTCGTACCGCTCAAATAA
- a CDS encoding pyridoxamine 5'-phosphate oxidase family protein — MNEHPESDEIPRQSRPETMDEYGIPESGDGMLPWEFVADSMSADRFYWVTTIRPDGKPHARPTWGVWVDGTFYCGGGERTRWVRNLSTNPAITVHREDAEEVVILEGTAERIDEETADTALLDRLDGAYEEKYDTPHGTPFFAVRPDKVFAWSDYPADATRWEFADG; from the coding sequence ATGAACGAGCATCCGGAGTCCGACGAGATACCGCGGCAGTCACGTCCCGAGACCATGGACGAGTACGGGATCCCCGAGAGCGGCGACGGGATGCTACCGTGGGAGTTCGTGGCGGATTCGATGTCCGCGGACCGGTTCTACTGGGTCACTACGATCCGCCCGGACGGGAAGCCGCACGCACGGCCCACGTGGGGCGTCTGGGTCGACGGGACGTTCTACTGCGGCGGCGGCGAGCGAACTCGCTGGGTGCGGAATCTCTCGACGAACCCGGCCATCACCGTCCACCGGGAGGACGCCGAGGAAGTCGTCATACTCGAGGGGACGGCGGAGCGTATCGACGAGGAGACAGCCGACACCGCGCTCCTCGACCGGCTCGACGGTGCGTACGAGGAAAAGTACGATACCCCTCACGGAACGCCCTTCTTCGCCGTCCGGCCGGACAAGGTGTTCGCGTGGAGCGACTATCCCGCCGACGCGACCCGCTGGGAGTTCGCCGACGGGTGA
- the rpl4p gene encoding 50S ribosomal protein L4 translates to METTVRDLDGDDDGSLELPEVFETAYRPDLIRRAVNAAQANRKQDYGSDDYAGLRTPAESQGSGRGMAHVPRENGQGRRVPQTVGGRRAHPPKAEKDRGLDINTKEKKLAVRSAVAATADADTVADRGHDFDDDVELPLVVSDDFEDLVKTQEVVDVLESLGVDADIERADDATVRAGRGTTRGRKYNRAKSILFVTSEEPSKAARNLAGADVTTAAQVNAEDLAPGGDAGRLTVWTESAVAEVAER, encoded by the coding sequence ATGGAAACGACAGTACGCGACCTGGACGGCGACGACGACGGGAGCCTCGAGCTCCCCGAGGTGTTCGAGACGGCCTACCGCCCGGACCTGATCCGGCGGGCCGTCAACGCCGCCCAGGCCAACCGGAAGCAGGACTACGGCAGCGACGACTACGCGGGGCTGCGCACGCCCGCCGAGTCCCAGGGGAGCGGCCGCGGCATGGCCCACGTCCCCCGGGAGAACGGCCAGGGGCGACGCGTCCCCCAGACCGTCGGCGGTCGCCGCGCGCACCCGCCGAAAGCGGAGAAGGACCGCGGGCTCGACATCAACACGAAGGAGAAGAAACTCGCCGTCCGCTCGGCCGTCGCGGCCACGGCGGACGCCGACACGGTGGCCGACCGCGGCCACGACTTCGACGACGACGTCGAGCTCCCGCTGGTCGTCTCCGACGACTTCGAGGACCTCGTGAAGACCCAGGAGGTCGTCGACGTGCTGGAGTCGCTCGGCGTCGACGCCGACATCGAGCGCGCCGACGACGCGACGGTTCGTGCCGGCCGCGGGACGACCCGCGGGCGCAAGTACAACCGCGCGAAGTCGATCCTCTTCGTGACGAGCGAGGAGCCCTCGAAGGCCGCCCGCAACCTCGCGGGCGCTGACGTGACGACCGCGGCCCAGGTCAACGCGGAGGACCTGGCGCCCGGCGGCGACGCCGGTCGCCTCACCGTCTGGACCGAATCGGCCGTCGCGGAGGTGGCCGAGCGATGA
- the rpl3p gene encoding 50S ribosomal protein L3, whose amino-acid sequence MPGTNRPRKGSLGFGPRTRAASETPRFNSWPDDDGQPGLQGFAGYKAGMTHVVLINDEPDSPREGMEETVPVTVVETPPMRAVALRAYEDTPYGQRPLTEVWADEFHGELDRTLDVPEDHDADAAEEQIREAHESGDLGDVRVITHTVPTEIPGVPRKKPEVMETRVGGGSLSDRLDFGLDLVADGGEHSMTDVFRAGEYADVAAVTKGKGTQGPVKRWGVQKRKGKHARQGWRRRIGNLGPWNPSRVRSTVPQQGQTGYHQRTELNKRLIDIGEGDDATVEGGFVNYGEVDGPYTLVKGSVPGPDQRVVRFRPAVRPNDQPRLDPEVRYVSTQSNQGGRGRAATSQED is encoded by the coding sequence ATGCCAGGTACGAACAGACCACGCAAAGGCTCGCTGGGCTTCGGCCCGCGTACGCGAGCGGCGAGTGAGACCCCGCGGTTCAACAGCTGGCCCGACGACGACGGCCAGCCGGGTCTCCAGGGCTTCGCCGGCTACAAGGCCGGCATGACGCACGTCGTGCTGATCAACGACGAGCCCGACTCCCCCCGCGAGGGGATGGAGGAGACCGTCCCGGTGACGGTCGTCGAGACGCCGCCGATGCGCGCGGTCGCGCTCCGAGCCTACGAAGACACGCCGTACGGCCAGCGTCCCCTCACGGAGGTGTGGGCCGACGAGTTCCACGGGGAGCTCGACCGGACCCTCGACGTGCCGGAGGACCACGACGCTGACGCCGCAGAGGAACAGATCCGCGAAGCACACGAGTCGGGCGACCTCGGGGACGTGCGCGTCATCACGCACACCGTCCCGACCGAGATCCCCGGCGTCCCGCGCAAGAAACCCGAGGTCATGGAGACCCGGGTCGGCGGTGGCTCCCTGTCCGACCGCCTCGACTTCGGGCTCGATCTGGTCGCCGACGGCGGCGAGCACTCGATGACCGACGTGTTCCGCGCCGGCGAGTACGCCGACGTGGCCGCGGTCACCAAGGGGAAAGGGACCCAGGGCCCCGTCAAACGCTGGGGCGTCCAGAAGCGGAAGGGCAAACACGCCCGCCAGGGCTGGCGCCGACGCATCGGCAACCTCGGCCCGTGGAACCCCTCGCGCGTGCGCTCGACGGTCCCCCAGCAGGGGCAGACCGGCTACCACCAGCGCACCGAGCTGAACAAACGGCTCATCGACATCGGCGAGGGCGACGACGCCACCGTCGAGGGCGGCTTCGTCAACTACGGCGAGGTCGACGGGCCGTACACGCTCGTCAAGGGCTCGGTCCCCGGTCCGGACCAGCGCGTCGTGCGCTTCCGGCCGGCGGTCCGGCCGAACGACCAGCCCCGCCTCGACCCCGAGGTCCGGTACGTCTCGACCCAGTCCAACCAGGGCGGTCGCGGACGCGCCGCGACATCACAGGAGGACTAA
- a CDS encoding BKACE family enzyme, whose translation MSYERFLADEPAVVTAALTGGIHGKEANPNLPETPEEIGKAAGEVEAAGASVVHVHARKDNGERAFSTERFQAIDEAIRRHTDDVIIQHTTGATQAPTEKRHLSLRTDPPPEMASLDMGPLNRYDRLTSENTLATIDALYDEMADRGIKPELEVFNDGHRNEVHGLLERRELADPVYATLIFGPGTLTRPRPRNFLNAVDTLPEGALFNTLGFGRHQLPFATMGILFGGNVRVGLEDNVYYRKGELAESNAQLVERVVRVAGELGREVADTSQAREILGL comes from the coding sequence GTGAGCTACGAGCGCTTCCTCGCGGACGAGCCGGCCGTCGTCACGGCGGCGCTGACCGGGGGGATCCACGGCAAGGAGGCGAACCCGAACCTGCCCGAGACGCCCGAGGAGATCGGGAAGGCCGCGGGAGAGGTCGAGGCGGCAGGCGCGTCGGTCGTCCACGTCCACGCACGGAAAGACAACGGCGAACGGGCGTTCTCGACCGAGCGATTCCAGGCCATCGACGAGGCGATCCGCCGGCACACCGACGACGTGATCATCCAGCATACGACGGGTGCGACGCAGGCGCCCACGGAGAAACGCCACCTCTCGCTGCGGACCGACCCGCCGCCGGAGATGGCGTCGCTGGACATGGGGCCGCTGAACCGCTACGACCGGCTCACCAGCGAGAACACGCTCGCGACCATCGACGCGCTGTACGACGAGATGGCCGACCGCGGGATCAAGCCCGAACTGGAGGTGTTCAACGACGGCCACCGCAACGAGGTCCACGGCCTGCTGGAGCGGCGCGAGCTGGCCGACCCGGTCTACGCGACGCTCATCTTCGGGCCGGGGACGCTCACCCGGCCGCGACCCCGGAACTTCCTGAACGCCGTCGACACCCTCCCCGAGGGCGCGCTGTTCAACACCCTCGGGTTCGGCCGCCACCAGTTGCCCTTCGCGACGATGGGGATCCTGTTCGGGGGCAACGTCCGCGTCGGCCTGGAGGACAACGTCTACTACCGGAAGGGAGAACTCGCCGAGAGTAACGCTCAACTCGTCGAACGCGTGGTCCGCGTCGCCGGGGAACTCGGCCGCGAGGTCGCCGACACCTCGCAGGCCCGGGAGATCCTGGGGCTCTGA
- the pyrF gene encoding orotidine-5'-phosphate decarboxylase: MNFFDRLADRIATVDSVVSVGLDPDPARIPDHLHDHDLPRWAFNRRIIDATHEHAAAFKPNAAFYEDPDGWKALQETVAYAHGKGVPVLLDAKRGDIGNTARKYAELLDDDGMGIDAITVNPYLGRDALEPFLSREDKGVVVLCRTSNPGGADLQNLELDSGEPLYERVAALADLWNDNDNVGLVVGATAPEELEEVREIVPDIPFLVPGVGAQGGDAEAAVEYGLADGVGLVNSSRGIIFAGEDQGEEFAQASGQAAKRLKKRLNQYRE, encoded by the coding sequence ATGAACTTCTTCGACCGGCTGGCCGACCGCATCGCGACCGTCGACAGCGTCGTCTCGGTGGGACTTGACCCCGACCCCGCCCGGATCCCCGACCACCTGCACGACCACGACCTGCCCCGCTGGGCGTTCAACCGCCGCATCATCGACGCGACGCACGAACACGCCGCGGCGTTCAAGCCCAACGCCGCCTTCTACGAGGACCCCGACGGCTGGAAGGCGCTGCAGGAGACCGTCGCCTACGCCCACGGCAAGGGCGTGCCGGTCCTGCTGGACGCCAAGCGCGGCGACATCGGCAACACCGCCCGGAAGTACGCCGAACTGCTCGACGACGACGGCATGGGCATCGACGCCATCACCGTCAACCCCTACCTCGGCCGCGACGCGCTGGAACCGTTCCTCTCGCGGGAGGACAAGGGGGTCGTCGTCCTCTGTCGGACCTCCAACCCCGGCGGCGCCGACCTGCAGAACCTCGAACTCGACTCCGGAGAGCCGCTGTACGAGCGGGTGGCCGCGCTCGCCGACCTGTGGAACGACAACGACAACGTCGGCCTCGTCGTCGGCGCCACCGCACCGGAGGAGCTGGAGGAGGTCCGCGAGATCGTCCCCGACATCCCGTTCCTCGTCCCGGGCGTCGGGGCACAGGGCGGCGACGCCGAGGCCGCCGTCGAGTACGGCCTCGCCGACGGCGTCGGCCTCGTCAACTCCTCGCGGGGCATCATCTTCGCCGGGGAGGACCAGGGCGAGGAGTTCGCCCAGGCGTCGGGACAGGCCGCCAAGCGGCTGAAGAAACGGCTGAACCAGTACCGGGAGTGA
- a CDS encoding helix-turn-helix domain-containing protein: MREFEFVLTYREGADELMDVFRERSGLRTQTAACFANDRSMWRVDHVLGPAEALDAVEAQFLDETTCNECLDVAGCDSTREYQVISSEPEHRVYFTRREEIQHCHSIPYLAVDHVGDGLLIEAERCDDEYVWRLLIPDDCAVGELYDRIDERLRDGISLELGHVSDPQNWNGGFGTAGLLTPEERETVAAAVRAGYYGTPRDATVADLADELDTPHSTVQYRLQRAEEKIVSRFASETL; the protein is encoded by the coding sequence ATGCGGGAGTTCGAGTTCGTCCTCACCTACCGGGAGGGCGCCGACGAGTTGATGGACGTGTTCCGCGAGCGGTCGGGGCTGCGGACCCAGACGGCGGCGTGTTTCGCCAACGACCGGTCGATGTGGCGCGTCGACCACGTGCTCGGGCCGGCCGAGGCGCTCGACGCCGTCGAGGCGCAGTTCCTCGACGAGACGACGTGCAACGAGTGTCTGGACGTGGCGGGCTGTGACTCCACCCGGGAGTACCAGGTCATCAGCTCCGAACCCGAGCACCGCGTCTACTTCACCCGCCGCGAGGAGATCCAGCACTGCCATTCGATCCCCTACCTCGCCGTCGACCACGTCGGCGACGGTCTGCTGATCGAGGCCGAGCGGTGCGACGACGAGTACGTCTGGCGGCTGCTCATCCCGGACGACTGCGCCGTGGGCGAGCTGTACGACCGGATCGACGAGCGCCTTCGGGACGGCATCTCGCTGGAACTCGGCCACGTCTCCGACCCGCAGAACTGGAACGGCGGGTTCGGCACCGCGGGGCTGCTGACGCCGGAGGAGCGGGAGACCGTCGCCGCTGCCGTCCGCGCAGGCTACTACGGCACGCCGCGGGACGCGACCGTCGCCGACCTGGCCGACGAACTGGACACCCCGCACTCGACGGTCCAGTACCGCCTCCAGCGCGCCGAGGAGAAGATCGTCAGCCGCTTCGCCTCCGAGACGCTCTGA
- a CDS encoding alpha/beta hydrolase: MDGPHQGQQLATGGTPLDEAEAAMILVHGRGATAESILQMGRQLHEDGLALLAPQAARNTWYPNSFLEPVESNEPGRSSGLQAIADALGEANEAGIPTEKVMILGFSQGACLGSEFVARNPRRYGGHVAFSGGLIGETIDPEEFEGSLEGTPSFVGCSDVDPHIPEERVHVTTEVLEQLDADVEERIYPGMGHGVNDDEVEYVSEMVADLVAGEN; encoded by the coding sequence ATGGACGGCCCTCACCAGGGACAGCAACTCGCCACCGGCGGGACGCCGCTGGACGAGGCGGAGGCCGCGATGATCCTGGTCCACGGCCGCGGCGCGACCGCCGAGAGCATCCTGCAGATGGGTCGACAGCTCCACGAGGACGGCCTCGCCCTGCTGGCCCCGCAGGCCGCGCGCAACACCTGGTACCCCAACTCCTTCCTCGAACCCGTCGAGTCGAACGAGCCCGGCCGCTCGTCGGGCCTGCAGGCCATCGCGGACGCCCTCGGCGAGGCGAACGAGGCGGGGATCCCGACGGAGAAAGTCATGATCCTCGGGTTCTCCCAGGGCGCGTGTCTCGGGTCGGAGTTCGTGGCGCGCAACCCGCGGCGGTACGGCGGCCACGTCGCCTTCTCCGGCGGACTCATCGGCGAGACGATCGACCCCGAGGAGTTCGAGGGGTCGCTGGAGGGGACCCCCTCGTTCGTCGGCTGCAGCGACGTGGACCCGCACATCCCCGAGGAGCGCGTCCACGTGACGACGGAGGTGCTGGAGCAACTCGACGCCGACGTGGAGGAGCGCATCTACCCCGGTATGGGCCACGGCGTCAACGACGACGAGGTCGAGTACGTGAGCGAGATGGTCGCTGACCTCGTCGCGGGCGAGAACTGA
- a CDS encoding 50S ribosomal protein L2, translated as MGRRIQGQRRGRGTSTFRAPSHRYKAELSHRKVEDGDIVEGRIVDIEHDPARSAPVAAIEFEDGDQRLVLAPEGVGVGDRIQVGVSAEIAPGNTLPLAEIPEGVPVCNVEANPGDGGKFARASGVNAQLLTHDRNVAVVTLPSGETKRLDPECRATIGVVAGGGRTEKPFVKAGNKHHKMKARGTKWPNVRGVAMNAVDHPFGGGGRQHPGKPKSVSRDAPPGRKVGDISSRRTGRGGNK; from the coding sequence ATGGGACGACGAATCCAGGGACAACGACGCGGTCGCGGCACCTCGACGTTCCGAGCGCCGTCGCACCGCTACAAGGCCGAACTGTCGCACCGCAAGGTCGAAGACGGCGACATCGTCGAGGGGCGGATCGTGGACATCGAACACGACCCGGCCCGCTCGGCGCCCGTCGCGGCCATCGAGTTCGAGGACGGCGACCAGCGGCTCGTCCTCGCGCCCGAGGGCGTCGGCGTCGGCGACCGCATCCAGGTGGGCGTCAGCGCCGAGATCGCGCCCGGGAACACGCTCCCGCTGGCGGAGATCCCGGAGGGCGTCCCCGTCTGCAACGTCGAGGCCAACCCCGGCGACGGCGGGAAGTTCGCCCGCGCGTCGGGCGTCAACGCCCAGCTGCTGACCCACGACCGCAACGTGGCGGTCGTGACGCTCCCCTCCGGGGAGACCAAGCGGCTGGACCCGGAGTGCCGCGCGACGATCGGCGTCGTGGCCGGCGGCGGCCGGACGGAGAAGCCGTTCGTCAAGGCCGGCAACAAACATCACAAGATGAAAGCACGGGGGACCAAGTGGCCCAACGTTCGCGGCGTGGCCATGAACGCCGTCGACCACCCCTTCGGTGGGGGCGGTCGCCAGCACCCCGGCAAGCCCAAGTCCGTCTCGCGGGACGCCCCGCCGGGCCGGAAGGTGGGCGACATCTCCTCGCGCCGCACCGGCCGAGGTGGTAACAAATGA
- a CDS encoding 50S ribosomal protein L23, translated as MSDIIKYPNMTEKAMDDLDFQNKLQFVVAGDAAKPEIADAVSEQFDVTVVDVQTQVQPDGEKKAYVKLSEDDEAEDVASRIGVF; from the coding sequence ATGAGTGATATCATCAAGTACCCGAACATGACGGAGAAGGCGATGGACGACCTGGACTTCCAGAACAAGCTCCAGTTCGTCGTCGCCGGCGACGCCGCCAAGCCGGAGATCGCCGACGCGGTCTCCGAGCAGTTCGACGTGACGGTCGTGGACGTGCAGACGCAGGTCCAGCCGGACGGCGAGAAGAAGGCGTACGTCAAGCTCTCTGAGGACGACGAGGCCGAGGACGTGGCCTCGAGGATCGGGGTGTTCTGA
- a CDS encoding 50S ribosomal protein L22: protein MGISYSVDADPETTAKAMLRERQMSHKHSKAIAREIKGKTAAEAVEYLEAVIAEEQSVPFREHNSGVGHRNDIDGWDAGRYPEKASEGFLDLLENAVGNADEQGFDGESMEIMHVAAHKVGESQGRKPRAMGRASPWNSPQVDVELILEEPEEEQ, encoded by the coding sequence ATGGGAATCAGCTACTCAGTCGACGCCGACCCGGAGACCACGGCGAAAGCGATGCTTCGGGAGCGTCAGATGAGCCACAAGCACAGCAAGGCCATCGCCCGCGAGATCAAGGGGAAGACGGCCGCCGAGGCCGTCGAGTACCTCGAGGCGGTCATCGCCGAAGAGCAGTCGGTGCCCTTCCGCGAGCACAACTCGGGCGTCGGCCACCGCAACGACATCGACGGCTGGGACGCCGGCCGCTACCCCGAGAAGGCCAGCGAGGGCTTCCTCGACCTGCTCGAGAACGCCGTCGGCAACGCCGACGAGCAGGGCTTCGACGGCGAGTCGATGGAGATCATGCACGTCGCCGCCCACAAGGTCGGCGAGTCCCAGGGCCGCAAGCCCCGCGCGATGGGGCGGGCCTCGCCCTGGAACTCCCCGCAGGTCGACGTGGAACTGATCCTCGAAGAACCGGAGGAGGAGCAGTAA